ATCTCCCGAGTCTTTCCACCTATTTCGCGACCCTTAGAGAGCGAAATAGAGTTTATTCGCCCCGCCACCCAAAATCAGGGTGGGGCCTTCACAGAGGATTTGTCGGAATTCCGACAAATTTATCTTTGGATCCAAGTATTTGTGGATAAGGTTATGGTATTTTACTGATCCCTATAAAATAGAGTACCGTTAATTTGAGTATAAATCCCACGACGTTTAGACGCGGAATTTTAGGCACTCTATTATGTGGAAATGAGTAAGAATCAATTTACAAAGTTCAGATTCCAACTCTTTTCAGAAAAATGAATCATGGATTTCTTACGACCCTGCTCACGTTATTTTAGAAGTTATCTCAAAAATATCTTTAGAATTCGACATTTTAAGCAAAGATAAAATTTTTGAGTAGCTTTTAGTTTCTGAATGAATCTCTCCATTCGTTCGCATTACATTTTATAAGAAACAGAAAGTTCCCCAAAAAAACTTCGATCAAATAGAAAATTCCTCCCGAATCACCGGATGATTCTTGAGTATATCCAATGCTTCTCGTATCAATTTTTTACCGGTTTCCGTATGATTCCATACATTAAGTCCGGACGGGTGTGGCAACGGAATCCAATCGAGCCGGACTCCGTAGAATTCCCGTGAAAAAGTTTTACCGATCACGTCCTCAAGTTTGTATTTTCCGAATTCAAACAACTGATCGATCGCGAGTTTGCCGATAGGAATCAAAAGTTCCGGTTTATGAAAACGGACTTCAAACTCGAGAAACTCGGAACAGTTCTTCACTTCTTCCAAATCAGGTTTACGATCCCCGCTTTTCGCCTTACCGGGAAAACATCTGCAAACAGCGGACATGTTCACTTTACTTCGAAAAGTTTCCTCATCGATCCCTATTTTTTTGAACCAGCCGAAAAGAGTTTTTCCCGCCGTATAGGC
The nucleotide sequence above comes from Leptospira weilii. Encoded proteins:
- a CDS encoding uracil-DNA glycosylase family protein, whose translation is MKSSKLEYSNHIHRLLSCRKCPKMQGNPVHGCIPSSRIISLGQAPGIHEERFGKPFAYTAGKTLFGWFKKIGIDEETFRSKVNMSAVCRCFPGKAKSGDRKPDLEEVKNCSEFLEFEVRFHKPELLIPIGKLAIDQLFEFGKYKLEDVIGKTFSREFYGVRLDWIPLPHPSGLNVWNHTETGKKLIREALDILKNHPVIREEFSI